Proteins co-encoded in one Flavivirga eckloniae genomic window:
- a CDS encoding 1-acyl-sn-glycerol-3-phosphate acyltransferase yields MRWLSRFIYFKLLGWNVVGNTHISKDLVKKAIIITVPHTSWHDFYIGILLRSVLGIKTNYIGKKELFVFPMGCFFRELGGIPIDRHTKENKVDIIARLFEEKEKFRMAMAPEGTRKKVNEWRTGFYYIAKKAKVPIIMITLDFENKQNKISEPFYPTDSMESDFKFMRNYFKGVKGKIAHYS; encoded by the coding sequence ATGCGATGGCTGTCCAGATTTATCTATTTTAAATTATTAGGATGGAACGTTGTAGGTAATACTCATATCTCTAAAGACTTAGTTAAAAAAGCAATTATTATAACCGTACCACATACGAGTTGGCACGACTTTTATATTGGTATTTTGTTGCGTTCTGTATTAGGAATAAAAACAAATTATATTGGTAAAAAAGAGTTGTTTGTTTTTCCTATGGGTTGTTTTTTTAGAGAATTGGGAGGCATACCAATCGACAGACACACCAAAGAAAATAAAGTAGATATAATTGCCCGTTTATTTGAAGAAAAGGAAAAATTTAGGATGGCTATGGCGCCAGAAGGAACGCGCAAAAAAGTAAATGAATGGCGTACAGGGTTTTATTATATCGCTAAAAAAGCCAAAGTACCGATTATAATGATTACGCTCGATTTTGAAAATAAACAAAATAAAATTTCAGAACCGTTTTATCCAACCGATAGCATGGAATCCGATTTTAAGTTTATGCGTAATTATTTTAAGGGTGTAAAAGGCAAAATAGCGCATTATTCCTAG
- a CDS encoding iron-containing alcohol dehydrogenase family protein, with product MSYKNFPMVPRVIFGRGSFNQLNEILAPKRLSINAPFIYLVDDVFKNNSWLTSRIQLSYDDKLIFVSSKEEPKTSQVDALVEEIILLTKERPSGVIGIGGGTLLDLAKAVSIMLTNNGESKDYQGWDLVKNEGVYHVGIPTISGTGAEVSRTTVLTGPDRKLGINSDFTPFDQVILDSELTKDVPTDQWFYTGMDCYIHCVESLTGTYLNAFSQSYGDMALELCKEVFLNGELPEVESQEKLMMASWHGGMSIVYSQVGVAHALSYGLSYLLGTKHGIGNCIVFDQLEEFYPEGVKLFKEMKAKHNIELPKGICADLIDEQFDIMIDISLSLEPLWENALGKNWEKTITREKLRELYQKM from the coding sequence ATGAGTTATAAAAACTTTCCAATGGTGCCAAGAGTTATTTTTGGTAGAGGTAGTTTCAATCAGTTAAACGAAATTTTGGCCCCAAAACGTTTAAGCATCAATGCTCCATTTATTTATTTGGTAGATGATGTTTTTAAAAACAATTCTTGGTTAACTTCAAGAATACAGTTATCTTATGATGACAAACTTATTTTTGTTTCTTCAAAAGAAGAACCCAAAACATCTCAAGTAGATGCCTTGGTAGAAGAAATTATTTTATTAACAAAAGAACGCCCGTCTGGGGTTATAGGCATAGGAGGAGGAACGCTTTTAGATCTTGCTAAAGCAGTTTCTATAATGTTAACCAATAATGGAGAATCTAAAGATTACCAAGGTTGGGATTTAGTGAAAAACGAAGGTGTATACCATGTAGGTATTCCAACCATATCTGGTACAGGAGCAGAGGTTTCAAGAACAACCGTACTAACAGGACCAGATAGAAAACTAGGTATTAATTCGGACTTTACGCCGTTTGACCAAGTTATATTGGATTCTGAGCTAACAAAAGATGTTCCTACAGATCAGTGGTTTTATACAGGAATGGATTGCTATATCCATTGTGTAGAATCGTTAACAGGAACTTATTTAAATGCTTTTAGCCAAAGTTATGGCGACATGGCTTTAGAGCTTTGTAAAGAAGTGTTTTTAAACGGGGAACTTCCAGAGGTAGAGTCTCAGGAAAAACTAATGATGGCTTCTTGGCATGGTGGTATGAGTATTGTTTATTCGCAAGTGGGTGTTGCCCATGCTTTGAGTTATGGCTTATCGTATTTGTTGGGTACTAAGCATGGAATTGGAAACTGTATTGTTTTCGATCAATTAGAAGAGTTTTACCCAGAAGGCGTAAAGCTTTTTAAAGAAATGAAAGCCAAACACAATATTGAATTACCTAAAGGTATTTGTGCAGACTTAATTGATGAGCAATTTGATATTATGATCGATATTTCGTTAAGTTTAGAACCTCTTTGGGAAAATGCTCTTGGAAAAAATTGGGAAAAAACAATTACTAGGGAAAAATTAAGGGAACTTTATCAAAAAATGTAG